One Candidatus Rokuibacteriota bacterium genomic region harbors:
- a CDS encoding LLM class flavin-dependent oxidoreductase translates to MDFGIFMEFETRRGSSQVAAFHEGFELVDAAEAWGLDGVWLGEMHFNPARSVLSAPIVVASSIATRTRRLRVGMAVQVLPLNNPLRIAEEAATVDHISKGRFDFGIGRSGFPRVYDVYGIPYAESQARFHEALEIILKAWTGEPFSYQGEYYRFENATVAPRPYQLPHPPIRMAATTEETFPRVGQMGLPIFVGLRGMDIPELRGHLQAYREAWREAGHSSEPNICLRIPVYAAPTEREAVEEPGESITYYFSRQAEITRAASRRAGTGSAERHQARAERLANLSYAQILHARVAFGTVDRLIDRLTQLQDELGLNGIVAELNPGGLIPAEQVKRSLHLLTHQVMPAFK, encoded by the coding sequence ATGGACTTCGGGATCTTCATGGAGTTTGAAACGCGTCGCGGGAGCAGTCAGGTCGCGGCGTTCCACGAAGGCTTCGAGCTGGTGGACGCGGCTGAGGCCTGGGGACTGGACGGCGTGTGGCTGGGGGAGATGCACTTCAATCCGGCCCGTTCGGTGCTCTCCGCCCCGATCGTCGTGGCCAGTTCCATTGCCACGCGTACCAGACGCCTGCGGGTGGGGATGGCTGTTCAGGTCCTTCCCTTGAACAACCCGTTGCGCATCGCCGAAGAGGCGGCGACCGTGGATCATATCAGCAAGGGTCGCTTCGATTTCGGGATCGGTCGCAGCGGATTCCCGCGTGTCTATGACGTGTACGGGATTCCCTACGCAGAAAGCCAGGCGCGCTTTCACGAAGCGCTCGAGATCATCCTGAAGGCCTGGACAGGGGAGCCGTTCAGCTACCAGGGCGAGTACTATCGGTTTGAGAACGCTACCGTCGCACCCCGTCCCTATCAGCTCCCCCATCCGCCTATCCGGATGGCCGCCACCACCGAGGAGACCTTTCCCCGGGTCGGCCAGATGGGACTGCCTATCTTCGTCGGGCTGCGCGGCATGGACATCCCCGAGCTGCGGGGACATCTCCAAGCGTACCGCGAGGCCTGGCGCGAAGCGGGTCACTCCAGCGAGCCCAATATATGTCTGCGCATCCCTGTCTACGCTGCGCCGACGGAGAGGGAGGCCGTGGAGGAGCCCGGCGAGAGCATCACCTACTATTTCAGTCGTCAGGCCGAGATCACCCGGGCGGCGTCGAGGCGCGCCGGCACCGGATCCGCCGAGCGACACCAGGCCCGGGCCGAGCGCCTGGCCAACCTATCGTACGCGCAGATCCTGCACGCCAGAGTTGCGTTCGGCACGGTAGACCGGCTGATCGATCGCCTGACCCAATTGCAAGACGAGCTGGGCCTGAATGGTATTGTGGCCGAACTGAACCCCGGCGGGCTCATTCCCGCCGAACAGGTGAAGCGGAGCCTGCACCTCCTGACCCATCAGGTGATGCCCGCGTTCAAGTGA